The genomic interval GGTCAGGAATGAAGATATCCCTAAATGGCCACCGGCTCGATACAGCAACAAGAATCCAAGCTCAATTCCTAAAATTCCCAGCGCCACGCCCGCAACACTCCAGTTTAATATTTGGAAGCTGCGACTACCGTCATAAAAATAAATGCCAGGTAAACATAATAAAAGGGCGATGCCATAACTCAAGGACAGAGATAAAAATGGATTGACACCGCTAGGTACAAATTTAATCGAAAGATGGTATACGACCGAACCTGCAATCGCAAGAATGACAGCTAAAACATACATCGTGAACTCCAGCTAAAAAATAAAAGCATGCTCAGTCTAGCGGATGCCACAGTTCATAGGTAGACTGCAAAAATGTATGGCAGCTATAAGATTCCTTTATGACAAATGACTTTGATACCGCGCTGCTGCGCTCTTTCGTGAGTGTCGTACGATGTGGCAGCATTAACCGGGCCGCAATATTGCAAGGGAAAACACAGCCAGCGCTTAGCCAACAAATTCAGCGTTTAGAGCAGCAACTAGGCCATGCATTGCTGCTTCGCTCCAACAGAGGAATACGTTTAAGTACGGAGGGGGAGGCGTTATTACCTTATGCAGAACGCATTTTGAGTCTGACCGATCAACTGAGTCTAAAGCCTGCATCACAAGGTAAACTGCATTGCAGTATTGGTTTGGTTGAAGATCTTGTGAGTAATCACTTTACCCGCGTACTAGCAGACTTTGCTTGTGTGCATCCAGGATTAAGCTTGCGGGTTGAGGTGACTAACAAGCAGTCACTATTTGCTGCGTTTGAACGTGGTGAGTTGGATGTGTTGGTCAGCATGCCGATTGCCAATGCGCCAGCACCAATTCAGGAATTCAGTTTTCCACTTTATTGGTTTGCAGCTCATGGGTTCGAACATCAAGGTGAATCATTACCTTTAGTCATTTTCAGTCAACCTTGCTCATGGCGTAACCGCATATTAGAGGCATTGAATAGAGAAGGTATTCCTTGGCATATAGCATTTGAGAGCAGTAGCCTTGCAGCTTTACAGGCTGCTACAGAGGCTGGGCTGGGTGTCGTCGCTTTATTTTCTCAAACACCCCCAAAGCATAGCCAGAGATTGACCCAGCTCCCTGCACTCCCAAATATTACCATTGCAGTTTATCGCCAGCGAGGAGATATGGATAAGACGGTTCAAGATCTAACCAATCTGTTTCTAAGAGAAATGCAGCATAATGTTGTAACGCCAAATGATGGTGAAGGACAGTAGAGCACTGAATAAAGGGGCTCAGCCCAGTTTGTGCGATCAGGAAGCGCTTCATGGGCAAGGTGCCGTCGTTTCGATTGCCGTCTCGTTGGATATATGGCTCATCTCGTATCCTGTGCTAAAAATCTTGGGCTGGTGCTGAACGAAGTGAAGCCAAGGTTTACCGCGAAATGTATCGTTAATTCTGGTGTGCCAATCTCTTGCATCCACGTTTATTCCGTTCTGGCTGGCGCAATAATGCTCGCCTGTCGGGCTTAGCTACGCGCTGCGCCAACCTAAAAACCACGCTACCCCCTGTGATAACAGCAGCCAGTCTGCTCAATACTCGAGAAACTTCTCGCCGCAGCGCTCGCAAATCAAGTGCTTTACATGGGTAGCCTGATAGGCCAGGGTCTCGCCAAATGCCCAGTTGGTGAGGGTGCTGGAACGAAAGGCCTGCCAGAAGGCCTTGCGCGGATCCTTGGGCATGATGTCCTGACTGTGGTCGCGGGCCACCAGCACCACTATATGGCGGGTGCGCTCCCCGCACTTGTCGCAGCGGTGGATCTCGCTCTGCAGCTGCTGTTCGTTCTGTTTTTGCTGTTCACTCTGGGCTGTCATGATGCACTGGCTCCCGCTCTGGATGGCGCGCCCATCATATTCCTCTCCACTTGGCGCTCAATCCCCCAGATAGAGGGCGAAGCATTGGCTGCCATCAACTTCTCTGCCTGCTCGGTCGAGGGGATCGCATGAGCCTTGGCATGACAGTCGGCCTGAGCCCGGCGCCATGACTCCGGGCAGGCAATGACAGGGGCCCGAAAGGGCCTCGCTCCTTGGTGTATGCCGCGGTTCGACGGCGGATAAAGGGTGGTTTGTCAGTGACTTGGGGCGGCTTCCCAAGTTTCATCGCGGTTTTCTTAACCCAGGCTGTCTGCGCCGTGGCTTTCGGTGGACGGCAAAATGCCCCGTTGCTCTACTCCTCGCCTGGTTCAAACAGCCGCAGCGACAGGCGGCCCCGGCGCACGCGAGCGCGCTGGGCAAGGGAATGGTTTAGGGAGGAATGGGTAATGGCAGTGGGCAAGTGGTGGATAGCAGGATTGGCAGCGCTGGCGCTGCTGGGGTGTGGCAGTGATGACGAGGAAGGCTCAACGGCGGAGGGGCCCTCCCTCGCCTCGTTGCGGATTAGTCCGGAAGAGATCAGGGTCCCCGTCGGCATCGAGCAGCAGTTTCAGGTGCAGGCGACCTGGGATGATGGCGCCGTGCAGGATGTGACCGGGCATCCCGACCTTGTCTGGAGCAGCAGCGACACCGCCGTGGTCAGGGTGGATGATCAGGGCCTCGCCATGGGGGGCGGCCCGGGCACGGCCACCCTGACCAGCACGGGGACAGTCAATGGCGAGTCTCATAGCGCCACCGCCAGGGTGGAGGTGATCGATGCCTATGTGACAGAGCTGCAACTGACCCCGGTCACGGCCAGGGTGCCGGTGGGATTGAACCAGCCCTTCGTGGCCATCGCCACCTTCTCCGACGGCCAGTCGCGAGACGTGACCAAGGCCTCGGCCCTGCAGTGGCGCAGCAGTGACGAGGGCAGCGCCCTGGTCAGCAACGAGGCCGGCAACAAGGGTCTCGCCACCGGGGTGGCGGTCGGGGAGCCGAACATTGAGGCCAGCGGCACCCTCAACGGCGCCTCCTTCCAGGCCTCGGCCCCGCTGGCGGTGACGGATGCGGTGATCACCGGGCTGGACATCCATGCCCCCGAGGATCCGCTGCCCATGGGGTTGAGTGCGCAGCTGCACGCCTTCGCCACCCTGTCCGATGACAGTGATCCCATAGAGGTGACCGAGCATGACGCCTTGACCTGGTACAGCAGCGATCCGGCGGTGGCGAGCATCAGCGAGACAGGGCTGGTCACCGGGCTGACTCCGGGGAGTGCCACCATAGGGGTGAGCGGCATGATCAACGGGGTCTCCGTCGAGGCGACCGAGCCGCTCAGGGTGAGCTCGGCCGCCGTCATCGGGATCGAGGTGCAGTCCATGGGGGGCGCCATTGCGGCTGGCCTGCAAACACAGTTTGTCGCCATTGCCTATCTCACCGATGGCACTTCGTTCG from Aeromonas rivipollensis carries:
- a CDS encoding LysR substrate-binding domain-containing protein; translated protein: MTNDFDTALLRSFVSVVRCGSINRAAILQGKTQPALSQQIQRLEQQLGHALLLRSNRGIRLSTEGEALLPYAERILSLTDQLSLKPASQGKLHCSIGLVEDLVSNHFTRVLADFACVHPGLSLRVEVTNKQSLFAAFERGELDVLVSMPIANAPAPIQEFSFPLYWFAAHGFEHQGESLPLVIFSQPCSWRNRILEALNREGIPWHIAFESSSLAALQAATEAGLGVVALFSQTPPKHSQRLTQLPALPNITIAVYRQRGDMDKTVQDLTNLFLREMQHNVVTPNDGEGQ